In a genomic window of Pontibacter liquoris:
- a CDS encoding NTP/NDP exchange transporter, giving the protein MFRTLARLLNIRYGEVKLVRALFLIEFLLGAAVAFFSTASLALFLSSFEIRVLPLVYILAAACLFVFILLYARFEARFTPGRLLQLVILFSAVSVLVCWLVMAFTTVRWLPPLLVIWNLVIYMLVGDAFWGMVAMRFNVREGKRLAAIVGAGDLPAKMLGYLSVTALVPFIGVVNLLWVSIACFILAYVLLSAFNVAAVPETEEPAATHAHRPHPHKNESFWAYYFQNNLIGSIAVWALIGYTIFFVLDFTFLSEIKLETSGSHEVATFLSVFFAAGRLLAILFKLIFSSKVIARFGLANSLLVAPVLLFLVNLFILASAEGLPTYMYVFGMMVLLAEVLRATLQDPVAFVLFQPLSPHSRLKGHTIKGYTLPLALFLVGACLTYNLQQYGGLTITGVSEVLFFLLLLWAGSVFLIRKAYLHTLVKTLQKGFFSGTSLFLNDAAVTELLVQKTASAKPQEVLEALNLLERSGYPAIHTLLMRHLKSDSREVKEYTLARIIENNMVGALPLIEHQLEHQPDPRLRPLLIRAQFYLQKGEGSLQALQRLDPACKKEAMIGLLNHPGAASKPALQELSAMAAGNTEEKLLALDIMAAAREGKYEHLVAALLQDAEPRVYTSAITVAGKVKYYPLFKTAAAVAVKTGAYPALQKALLAYGDLIYKAEYMGLEELPEPLLPILLKAAGKIKGTHTTLFLETALKRYPAHSDLVVEALCEKKAALSGETRKLLEAWVAQKLEQNQLKKNYCQQLFPDKAAALLQQAICSEINQDILRILKGLSLVYDQERIERVITLYKLGYRHKLSNAVEMLELLIPNRYFTSLDGLIEFMQDVARNQVEAPPGKRRTTGAIIREILLDNMAGCTSWTRSVACYLIPRLQDKSFPLQLLEKDAGKEDPLFRETRNYVVSMLS; this is encoded by the coding sequence ATGTTTCGAACGTTAGCGCGGCTGCTTAATATCAGGTATGGCGAAGTGAAACTGGTCCGGGCGCTGTTCCTGATCGAGTTCTTACTGGGCGCTGCGGTGGCTTTTTTTTCCACGGCGAGCCTGGCCCTGTTCCTTTCTTCGTTTGAGATCAGGGTGCTGCCCTTGGTTTACATCCTTGCTGCGGCCTGCCTGTTCGTGTTCATCCTGCTGTATGCCCGTTTTGAGGCCCGCTTTACCCCGGGCAGGTTATTGCAGCTGGTGATCCTCTTTTCGGCCGTTTCAGTGCTGGTCTGCTGGCTGGTCATGGCTTTTACCACCGTCCGGTGGCTGCCACCACTGCTCGTTATCTGGAACCTGGTTATCTATATGCTGGTCGGGGATGCATTCTGGGGTATGGTGGCCATGCGGTTTAATGTGCGGGAAGGGAAGCGGCTGGCTGCCATTGTAGGGGCCGGCGACCTGCCGGCCAAGATGCTGGGCTATCTTTCTGTTACGGCCCTGGTGCCTTTTATCGGGGTGGTAAACCTGTTATGGGTTTCCATTGCCTGTTTTATACTTGCTTACGTGCTGTTGTCCGCTTTTAACGTTGCGGCAGTTCCCGAAACCGAGGAGCCCGCTGCCACGCATGCGCATCGGCCGCATCCCCACAAAAACGAATCGTTCTGGGCGTATTACTTTCAGAATAACCTGATCGGCAGCATCGCGGTCTGGGCGCTGATCGGCTATACGATCTTCTTTGTGCTCGATTTTACTTTTCTCTCCGAAATAAAACTGGAAACGTCGGGCAGCCATGAGGTGGCCACTTTCCTGTCCGTCTTTTTTGCTGCCGGGCGCCTGCTGGCCATTCTCTTCAAGCTGATCTTCAGCAGCAAAGTGATCGCCCGGTTCGGGCTGGCCAATTCGCTGCTGGTGGCGCCTGTGCTCCTGTTTTTAGTTAACCTGTTTATTCTGGCCTCAGCCGAAGGGCTGCCCACTTATATGTATGTTTTTGGCATGATGGTGCTGCTGGCGGAGGTGTTGCGCGCTACCCTGCAGGACCCGGTGGCCTTTGTGCTGTTCCAGCCGTTGTCGCCGCACAGCCGCCTGAAAGGCCATACCATCAAAGGCTATACTTTGCCGCTGGCCCTGTTCCTGGTTGGCGCGTGCCTCACGTATAACCTGCAGCAGTATGGCGGGCTTACCATCACAGGCGTTTCGGAGGTGTTGTTTTTCTTGCTCCTGCTCTGGGCAGGCAGTGTGTTCCTGATCCGGAAGGCCTACCTGCATACCTTGGTAAAGACCCTGCAGAAAGGTTTTTTCTCGGGCACGAGCTTATTTCTGAATGATGCTGCCGTTACGGAACTGCTGGTGCAGAAAACCGCCAGCGCCAAACCCCAGGAGGTCCTGGAGGCGCTTAACCTGCTGGAACGATCCGGCTATCCCGCCATCCATACACTGCTGATGCGGCATTTAAAAAGCGATTCCCGGGAAGTAAAGGAGTATACGTTGGCCCGGATCATCGAAAACAACATGGTGGGGGCGTTGCCTTTGATCGAACATCAACTGGAACACCAGCCCGACCCCCGGCTGCGGCCCCTGCTGATCAGGGCGCAGTTCTACCTGCAAAAAGGGGAGGGCAGTTTGCAGGCACTACAGCGCCTGGACCCGGCCTGTAAGAAAGAAGCCATGATCGGCCTGCTCAACCACCCCGGTGCAGCCAGCAAGCCTGCTTTGCAAGAGCTGTCGGCTATGGCTGCGGGCAACACAGAAGAAAAGCTGCTGGCGCTGGATATCATGGCAGCAGCAAGGGAGGGCAAGTATGAGCACCTGGTAGCCGCCCTCTTGCAGGATGCCGAACCCAGGGTGTATACCAGCGCCATAACTGTGGCGGGCAAGGTAAAATATTACCCGCTTTTTAAAACAGCCGCCGCGGTAGCCGTAAAAACAGGGGCTTACCCGGCGTTGCAAAAAGCTTTGCTTGCTTATGGCGACCTGATTTACAAGGCCGAATACATGGGCCTGGAGGAGCTGCCCGAGCCGCTGCTCCCCATACTGCTGAAAGCGGCCGGCAAAATAAAAGGTACCCATACCACCCTTTTCCTGGAAACGGCCCTGAAACGCTACCCGGCGCACAGCGACTTGGTAGTAGAAGCCCTCTGTGAAAAGAAAGCAGCCTTATCAGGCGAGACCAGAAAGCTGCTGGAAGCCTGGGTGGCCCAGAAACTGGAACAGAATCAGCTGAAAAAGAACTACTGCCAGCAGCTGTTCCCCGACAAGGCCGCGGCGCTTCTGCAGCAAGCCATCTGCTCCGAGATCAACCAGGATATACTCCGAATCCTAAAAGGGCTTTCGCTTGTTTATGATCAGGAGCGTATAGAAAGGGTAATAACACTGTATAAACTGGGCTACAGGCACAAACTATCGAATGCCGTGGAAATGCTTGAGCTGCTTATTCCGAACCGGTACTTTACCAGCCTGGATGGCCTGATTGAGTTTATGCAGGATGTCGCGCGCAACCAGGTAGAGGCGCCGCCGGGCAAACGCAGGACTACCGGGGCCATCATCCGGGAGATCCTCCTCGATAATATGGCCGGCTGCACGTCCTGGACGCGGTCGGTGGCCTGTTACCTGATCCCCCGGCTCCAGGATAAAAGCTTTCCGCTTCAACTCCTGGAGAAGGACGCTGGGAAAGAAGACCCGCTTTTCCGCGAAACCCGGAATTATGTTGTATCCATGTTAAGCTAA
- a CDS encoding sensor histidine kinase, whose protein sequence is MLHFVTRHLAALLLLWGISCCCLQAQNLIFNKVAVEKDGGLGLIAGITQDKQGFLWVATHTGLYKYDGYTLTSYTNKRFDHNSLADNRLECITTGQDGMIWIGVWATGLDRLDPRTGTFTHYRHDPKDPNSLSDDLVTALLQDREGNLWVGTHKGLNLFHPETGTFTHYQYDPANAASISDNKVRALYQDRQGSIWVGTGSPWESKPEEGGLNRFNPKTGTFTRYKHDPNKNNTLVSNWVRAIYEDKSGTFWVGTHGDGLHRMDREKGTFERLPYDAAHPSKLSRPYVDKEKQNDGVNIILQDDAGAIWIGTYDSGLNRYDPGTGKVTTYQKSTAQQTGLDDNNIWAAYTTQEGTLWFGTANGNLFRLDPHRQSIPHVVTNTDVYSFYEDAAGFLLIGTSKGLRRQDLRSGAVKQFRHDPANPASISADTVYSIYKDHKGDIWLGNASGDLNKYNARTGTFTSYQHDEKDLTTLSGGPVYAMLEDSHGSFWLATGFGLDKMDKEKGTFAHHQSDPNDPGSISHNMIVSVLEDRNGYLWLGTRYGGGVNLYDIQRNRSKKYLLGTNVSAIIKDDQNVVWVATESSGIFRFDRAADAFIPFKTDLNEEVINIKSIVPDEEGNLWFGTKKGLLKVDKTREKITLLKEPYGITPKTLTFRAGYKGRDGKLYFGNNTGYYAFYPQQWVPNDYPPLITFTGLRIFNTPVLPGKGGPLNAPLSETGKIALGPDQKVFSVDFTGIHFSNPEQNKFLFKLENYDHDWRQSTDRTAAYYNVPSGNYVLRVRAANSDNVWAEKALAIRVRPHWWNTWWAYLLYGVLLAGTVLKVNRLQRRRLIRRERHRARERELVQAREIEKAYHKMKRTQAKLIQAEKMASLGELTAGIAHEIQNPLNFVNNFSEVSEELIEELEQEATADNKNQVLALAADLKENLHKIREHGKRAASIVKSMLQHSKTTTGEKEPTDINTLVDEYLRLAYHGLRAKDKTFNASLVTNLDAELEKVDVVPQELGRVLLNLFNNAFYATQQKKKHTTAGQVYEPKVEVYTSHSQEHVEIKIRDNGTGIPEALRSKVFQPFFTTKPTGQGTGLGLSISYDIITKGHGGELLVDSVEGEYTEFTIVLPITVAAPAAPVVLTSNS, encoded by the coding sequence ATGCTGCACTTCGTCACCCGCCACCTTGCTGCCTTGCTGCTTTTATGGGGCATTTCCTGCTGCTGCCTGCAGGCGCAGAACCTGATCTTTAACAAAGTTGCCGTAGAAAAAGACGGCGGCCTGGGGCTGATAGCCGGCATTACGCAGGATAAACAGGGCTTTCTCTGGGTAGCTACCCATACCGGCCTCTATAAGTATGACGGCTATACGTTAACTTCCTATACAAACAAACGCTTTGACCATAATTCGTTAGCCGATAACCGGTTAGAGTGTATTACGACCGGCCAGGACGGCATGATCTGGATAGGCGTGTGGGCCACGGGACTGGACAGGCTGGATCCCCGGACAGGGACGTTTACGCATTACCGGCATGATCCTAAAGACCCCAATAGCCTGAGTGATGACCTGGTAACGGCACTGCTGCAGGATCGGGAGGGCAATCTGTGGGTGGGCACGCATAAAGGGCTTAACTTGTTTCACCCCGAAACAGGCACTTTCACCCACTATCAGTACGACCCGGCCAATGCAGCAAGTATAAGCGATAACAAAGTCAGGGCACTTTACCAGGACCGGCAGGGGAGTATCTGGGTCGGAACAGGCAGCCCCTGGGAATCGAAACCCGAAGAAGGCGGCCTGAACCGCTTTAACCCAAAGACCGGCACCTTTACACGCTACAAGCATGATCCTAACAAGAACAACACCCTGGTCTCAAATTGGGTACGTGCCATCTATGAAGACAAGAGCGGTACCTTCTGGGTAGGCACTCACGGGGATGGCCTGCACCGGATGGACCGGGAAAAAGGCACATTCGAACGGCTGCCCTATGATGCCGCGCACCCCAGTAAATTAAGCCGTCCTTATGTAGACAAGGAAAAGCAAAATGATGGCGTAAACATTATCCTGCAGGATGATGCAGGTGCAATCTGGATCGGTACCTACGACAGCGGATTAAACCGCTACGACCCTGGCACAGGGAAGGTGACGACTTACCAGAAAAGCACTGCTCAGCAAACAGGTTTAGATGATAATAATATCTGGGCTGCTTATACCACCCAAGAGGGCACGTTGTGGTTTGGTACGGCCAATGGCAACCTGTTCCGGCTTGACCCGCACCGGCAAAGTATACCGCATGTTGTAACCAATACTGATGTCTACAGTTTTTACGAGGATGCGGCCGGTTTTCTGTTAATCGGAACCTCCAAAGGATTGCGCCGCCAGGATTTGCGGAGTGGCGCGGTAAAGCAGTTTAGACATGATCCGGCTAATCCGGCAAGTATAAGCGCGGATACCGTTTATTCCATCTATAAAGACCACAAGGGCGACATATGGCTGGGAAATGCCAGCGGCGACCTGAACAAGTATAACGCCCGCACCGGCACCTTTACCAGCTACCAGCATGATGAGAAAGACTTGACCACTTTAAGCGGTGGCCCGGTATACGCCATGCTGGAAGATAGCCATGGCAGTTTCTGGCTGGCAACCGGTTTCGGCCTCGATAAAATGGACAAGGAGAAAGGCACCTTCGCGCATCATCAAAGTGATCCGAACGATCCGGGAAGTATCAGCCATAACATGATCGTGTCTGTGCTGGAAGACAGAAATGGGTATCTGTGGCTGGGCACCCGCTATGGTGGCGGCGTGAACCTGTACGACATTCAGCGAAACCGTTCGAAGAAGTATTTACTGGGCACTAATGTATCGGCTATTATAAAGGATGACCAAAATGTTGTTTGGGTGGCGACCGAATCATCCGGTATTTTCAGGTTCGACCGGGCAGCCGATGCGTTCATCCCTTTTAAAACAGACCTCAATGAGGAGGTGATCAACATCAAAAGCATTGTGCCCGATGAGGAGGGCAACCTTTGGTTCGGTACAAAAAAAGGGCTGCTTAAAGTAGATAAAACCCGGGAAAAAATAACCCTGCTCAAGGAGCCTTATGGGATAACACCCAAAACCCTCACTTTCCGGGCGGGCTACAAAGGCCGCGATGGCAAACTTTATTTTGGCAACAACACCGGGTATTATGCCTTTTATCCGCAGCAGTGGGTGCCAAACGATTATCCTCCGCTGATCACGTTTACCGGTTTGCGCATCTTCAATACGCCTGTGCTGCCTGGTAAAGGCGGCCCGCTGAACGCACCCCTGAGCGAAACAGGTAAAATTGCGCTGGGACCCGATCAAAAAGTTTTCTCAGTTGATTTTACCGGCATCCATTTCAGCAATCCGGAGCAAAATAAGTTCTTGTTCAAGCTCGAGAACTATGACCACGACTGGCGCCAATCAACTGACCGCACGGCCGCTTATTATAACGTGCCTTCGGGTAACTATGTGCTGCGGGTACGGGCCGCTAACAGCGACAACGTATGGGCGGAGAAAGCGCTGGCGATTCGTGTCAGGCCGCATTGGTGGAATACCTGGTGGGCCTACCTGTTGTATGGGGTATTGCTGGCAGGCACCGTGCTGAAAGTGAACCGCCTGCAGCGCCGCCGGCTGATCAGGAGAGAGCGCCACCGCGCACGGGAACGGGAGCTTGTGCAGGCCCGCGAAATAGAAAAGGCCTATCATAAAATGAAGCGCACGCAGGCAAAGCTGATCCAGGCAGAAAAAATGGCTTCGCTGGGAGAGCTAACCGCCGGTATTGCGCACGAGATCCAGAACCCGCTCAACTTTGTGAATAACTTCTCGGAAGTATCGGAAGAGTTGATAGAAGAGCTGGAGCAGGAAGCCACGGCCGATAACAAAAATCAGGTGCTGGCGCTTGCTGCCGACCTGAAAGAAAACCTGCATAAAATTCGGGAGCACGGCAAGCGGGCCGCCTCGATCGTGAAGAGCATGCTGCAGCATTCCAAAACAACCACAGGCGAAAAAGAACCGACCGACATCAATACCTTGGTAGACGAATACCTGCGTCTGGCTTACCACGGGCTGCGGGCAAAAGACAAAACCTTTAACGCCTCGCTGGTCACCAACCTGGATGCTGAACTAGAGAAAGTAGATGTGGTGCCCCAGGAGCTGGGCCGCGTGCTATTGAACCTGTTTAACAATGCCTTTTATGCAACCCAGCAAAAGAAAAAGCATACTACGGCAGGGCAGGTGTACGAACCTAAAGTAGAAGTATACACCAGCCACAGTCAGGAGCATGTGGAAATCAAGATCAGAGACAATGGAACCGGCATTCCGGAGGCTTTAAGGAGCAAGGTGTTTCAGCCGTTCTTCACGACCAAACCTACCGGGCAGGGCACGGGGCTGGGCTTGTCGATCAGCTACGACATCATTACCAAAGGGCATGGCGGAGAACTGCTGGTTGATTCGGTGGAAGGGGAGTATACCGAGTTTACCATTGTGTTACCCATCACAGTAGCCGCCCCGGCAGCACCCGTAGTCCTGACAAGCAACTCCTGA
- a CDS encoding Pycsar system effector family protein, protein MEANATLEELLEENKKLRKALQKAKEKKSAKGVETMFRTTMGSHLQLSSIADSKANLMISINAIIASIMISSFVRNFASVPHLLFPSILLTGVCMLTTSFAVLATRPHIAPSREAAGKRDLLFFGDYITLSRDAYQQSMKEMMQDPDKLYTTMIDNIYLQGKVLARKYRLLKLSYTVFVIGLGLVFVSYVLAWAFFRR, encoded by the coding sequence ATGGAAGCAAACGCAACACTGGAAGAACTTTTGGAGGAGAACAAAAAGCTCCGGAAAGCACTTCAGAAAGCAAAGGAAAAGAAATCCGCTAAGGGCGTGGAAACCATGTTCCGGACCACCATGGGCAGCCATTTACAGCTGAGTTCCATCGCAGACAGCAAAGCGAACCTGATGATCTCTATCAACGCGATCATTGCTTCGATCATGATCTCGTCTTTTGTCAGGAATTTTGCGAGTGTTCCGCATTTGCTGTTTCCTTCTATTTTGCTGACGGGGGTGTGCATGCTGACGACCAGCTTCGCTGTGCTGGCTACCCGCCCCCATATTGCTCCTTCCCGGGAAGCGGCAGGCAAAAGAGACCTGCTCTTTTTCGGGGATTATATCACCTTAAGCCGGGATGCTTATCAGCAAAGTATGAAAGAAATGATGCAGGACCCGGACAAGTTGTATACCACCATGATCGACAATATATACTTGCAGGGGAAAGTCCTGGCCCGGAAATATCGCCTCCTGAAATTGTCTTATACTGTCTTTGTGATCGGCCTTGGGCTTGTATTCGTTAGTTATGTACTTGCCTGGGCCTTTTTCAGACGCTAG
- a CDS encoding response regulator produces MKILVVDDEADVQPLFVQRFRKEVRTGEVELAFALSGEEAYTYIEQHPFEVVLILSDINMPGMSGLELLRLLREKYAVAPPVIMMITAYSDAENYQQAMQYGADDFLTKPLDFPKLKDKLKVLTFDGKDTGG; encoded by the coding sequence ATGAAAATACTGGTAGTGGACGACGAAGCCGACGTGCAGCCGCTTTTTGTGCAGCGTTTCCGCAAAGAGGTGCGTACGGGAGAAGTAGAGCTGGCTTTTGCATTGTCCGGCGAGGAAGCGTATACCTACATCGAGCAGCATCCTTTTGAGGTCGTCCTGATCTTGTCGGACATCAACATGCCCGGCATGAGCGGCCTGGAACTGCTGCGGTTACTGCGGGAGAAGTATGCCGTGGCCCCGCCCGTCATCATGATGATCACCGCCTACAGCGACGCGGAGAATTATCAGCAGGCCATGCAGTACGGAGCCGATGATTTCCTGACCAAACCCCTCGACTTCCCTAAGCTGAAAGATAAACTTAAAGTGCTGACGTTTGATGGCAAAGATACTGGTGGTTGA
- a CDS encoding tetratricopeptide repeat protein, producing the protein MKKALCLLLFGLLLAAMPLHAQEGAADSLKTLLAQHPQPDTTRAQLLNDLAYELKATDPEQSYTMASQALQLARKLKYRKVEATALRRIGSYYYQQADYTAALSAFEEARQVATRIGDSTTIAWALNGKGTIYHSQSDYPRALQFYLQAVQVFEKTGKNKEAASIMGNVGVLYKEMGELRSALTYFQRGLKLQEQLGDKSEVARFLNNIGGVYSDQQQYAQAETAYNRSLTLSRETENKELEALVLRNLVEVKGKQQQYDQALAYGSRAISLFQALGEKEGVADACYQVAAVQLDAGHPDSALYYANRALALAEEIGFKRNIHNTYEVLAQAYAAKKNYPKAYQAQQLYLAYKDSLTGEDKQNTVAGLKFQYELDKKQSEIAMLTKDRQLQEERASRQRQQKYALLAVLGLLVLIAGILVGYNRKQQRTNRLLRQQKAEIDDQAQRLHQLNGELNKTNEELLHQKETITEQRDHLEGTLHELKITQEQLVQREKMASLGEVTAGIAHEIQNPLNFVNNFSEVSVEILQELREELQSGKAAPVETLLADLEQNLEKITQHGKRADSIVKDMLQHSGSSSGEKQPTDVNALVDEYLRLAYHGLRAKDKSFNASLVTNYDSQAKKIGVVPQELGRVLLNLFNNAFYATQQKKTQLNGQYEPELKVTTCQQNGQLEITIRDNGTGIPEQVRSKVFQPFFTTKPTGQGTGLGLSLSYDIITKGHGGQLQVETKEGEYSEFRISLPTGN; encoded by the coding sequence ATGAAAAAAGCCCTCTGCCTGCTTTTATTTGGGTTGCTGCTGGCTGCCATGCCCCTGCATGCACAGGAGGGTGCGGCCGACAGCCTGAAAACGCTTTTAGCCCAGCATCCCCAGCCCGACACCACCCGCGCGCAATTATTAAACGACCTGGCCTACGAACTAAAGGCAACCGACCCGGAGCAAAGCTACACGATGGCCTCGCAAGCCCTGCAGCTCGCCCGCAAACTAAAGTATAGGAAAGTAGAAGCCACGGCTTTACGCCGCATTGGAAGTTATTACTACCAGCAAGCCGATTATACCGCCGCACTCAGCGCCTTTGAAGAAGCCCGGCAGGTAGCTACCCGGATCGGTGATAGTACCACCATTGCCTGGGCGCTTAATGGCAAAGGCACAATTTACCACAGCCAGTCCGATTACCCCCGCGCGCTACAGTTTTACCTGCAAGCGGTGCAGGTATTTGAAAAAACAGGCAAGAACAAGGAAGCAGCTTCCATTATGGGCAATGTGGGTGTGCTTTACAAAGAGATGGGTGAACTCAGGTCGGCGCTTACGTATTTCCAACGCGGGTTAAAACTGCAGGAACAATTAGGCGATAAAAGTGAGGTGGCCCGTTTCCTGAATAACATAGGCGGCGTTTACAGCGACCAGCAGCAGTATGCGCAGGCCGAAACGGCTTACAACCGAAGCCTGACCCTGAGCAGGGAAACCGAAAACAAGGAACTGGAAGCCCTGGTGCTGCGCAACCTGGTAGAGGTAAAAGGCAAGCAGCAGCAATACGACCAGGCGCTGGCTTATGGTTCCCGCGCCATCTCCCTCTTCCAGGCGCTGGGCGAGAAAGAAGGCGTGGCCGATGCCTGTTACCAGGTAGCGGCCGTTCAGCTGGATGCCGGCCACCCTGATAGTGCGCTATACTATGCCAACCGGGCGCTGGCGCTGGCCGAAGAGATCGGCTTTAAACGCAACATCCACAACACCTACGAAGTACTGGCGCAGGCCTACGCGGCTAAAAAAAATTATCCGAAGGCCTACCAGGCGCAACAGCTATACCTGGCCTACAAAGACAGCCTGACCGGCGAAGACAAGCAAAATACGGTAGCCGGGCTAAAGTTTCAGTACGAGCTGGATAAAAAGCAGTCGGAGATTGCCATGCTCACCAAAGACAGGCAATTGCAAGAAGAACGGGCCAGCCGGCAACGGCAGCAGAAGTATGCCCTGCTGGCCGTACTTGGCCTGCTGGTGCTCATCGCCGGTATACTGGTAGGCTACAACCGGAAGCAGCAGCGTACCAACCGCCTGCTCAGGCAGCAGAAAGCCGAGATCGACGACCAGGCACAACGCCTGCACCAGCTTAACGGCGAGCTGAACAAAACGAACGAAGAACTGCTGCATCAAAAAGAAACGATCACGGAGCAGCGCGACCACCTGGAAGGAACGTTACACGAACTCAAGATCACACAGGAACAACTGGTGCAGCGCGAAAAGATGGCCTCACTGGGAGAAGTAACCGCCGGTATCGCCCACGAAATCCAGAACCCGCTCAACTTTGTGAATAACTTCTCGGAGGTATCAGTCGAGATCCTGCAGGAGCTTCGGGAAGAACTACAGTCAGGTAAAGCAGCGCCGGTCGAAACCTTACTGGCTGACCTGGAACAAAACCTGGAAAAGATCACGCAACATGGCAAACGGGCCGATTCTATTGTCAAAGACATGCTCCAGCACTCGGGCAGCTCCTCCGGCGAAAAGCAGCCAACCGACGTCAATGCGCTTGTGGACGAGTACCTGCGCCTGGCCTACCACGGACTGCGGGCAAAAGACAAAAGTTTTAACGCCTCGCTGGTCACCAACTACGACAGCCAGGCAAAGAAGATCGGCGTGGTGCCGCAGGAACTAGGTCGGGTGCTGCTCAACCTGTTTAACAATGCCTTTTATGCGACCCAGCAAAAGAAAACACAGCTGAATGGCCAGTATGAGCCCGAACTTAAAGTGACCACCTGCCAGCAGAATGGCCAACTGGAGATTACGATCCGTGACAACGGCACGGGCATACCCGAGCAGGTCAGAAGCAAAGTGTTCCAGCCGTTCTTTACCACCAAGCCCACCGGCCAGGGCACCGGCCTGGGACTGTCCCTCAGCTACGACATCATCACCAAAGGGCATGGGGGACAGCTGCAGGTAGAAACAAAGGAAGGAGAATACTCGGAATTCAGGATCAGCCTGCCCACAGGGAATTAA
- a CDS encoding Crp/Fnr family transcriptional regulator, translating into MLLIEKVLMLKASEIFRNIPEQELVGLAGILEEVYLESDVCVFSKGDVGKGMYFIFKGRIRIHDGGLTLALLEENDIVGELSVLDAEKRSASATTTEETILLKLEQEPFYEIMLNNPEVLKGILKTLCRRLRIMDSKSATLQQPAAAMSHPAVK; encoded by the coding sequence ATGCTGCTGATAGAGAAGGTACTCATGTTAAAGGCTTCGGAGATATTCAGAAACATACCCGAGCAGGAACTGGTAGGCCTGGCCGGCATACTGGAGGAAGTATACCTAGAATCGGACGTGTGTGTGTTCTCGAAGGGCGATGTGGGCAAAGGCATGTACTTTATCTTTAAAGGCCGCATCCGCATCCACGACGGCGGGCTGACCCTGGCCCTGCTGGAAGAGAACGATATTGTGGGCGAACTCTCGGTGCTGGATGCCGAAAAGCGGTCTGCCAGCGCCACCACCACCGAAGAAACCATCCTGCTGAAACTGGAGCAGGAGCCTTTTTACGAGATCATGCTCAACAATCCCGAGGTGCTCAAGGGCATCCTGAAAACCCTCTGCCGCCGCCTGCGCATCATGGACAGCAAAAGCGCCACCCTGCAGCAGCCTGCTGCAGCCATGAGTCACCCTGCTGTAAAGTAA
- a CDS encoding adenylate/guanylate cyclase domain-containing protein, whose amino-acid sequence MMAKILVVDDEADMELLIKQKFRRKIRDNTYEFVFAQNGAEALEKLHDHPDLDIVLTDINMPVMDGLTLLTKLPETNPIIKTVIVSAYGDMENIRTAMNRGAYDFVCKPVDFEDLELTVNKTLQHVTQMRNTLQAIKENNILKMYVDESVLSFMTHQEFENSLLVNESVEATVMFIDICGFTAIAEQVSANEVVNLLNSMFDLMVHEIIEQGGRIDKFLGDAVMAVFRGNYHLDRCVEAALAVRKKLGSFEQKLAGGTVYKPQVSIGINAGDVISGNIGSASLRRLDYTVIGDAVNVAQRLQSMAQPGQIVITNTSCEKIKESFICKPIGELKLKNKEKPVMTYEVLE is encoded by the coding sequence TTGATGGCAAAGATACTGGTGGTTGATGATGAGGCCGATATGGAACTTCTGATCAAGCAGAAATTCAGGCGCAAGATACGGGATAACACTTATGAGTTTGTTTTTGCCCAGAATGGCGCGGAGGCGCTGGAGAAATTACACGATCATCCGGACCTGGATATTGTGCTGACCGATATCAACATGCCGGTAATGGACGGCCTGACCTTGCTCACAAAGCTTCCGGAAACAAACCCCATCATCAAAACCGTGATTGTATCGGCGTACGGCGACATGGAAAACATCCGCACGGCCATGAACCGGGGCGCCTACGATTTTGTGTGCAAGCCCGTGGATTTTGAAGACCTGGAGCTGACCGTGAATAAAACGCTGCAGCATGTAACCCAGATGCGCAACACGCTGCAGGCCATAAAGGAAAATAACATCCTGAAGATGTATGTAGACGAGTCGGTGCTGAGCTTTATGACCCACCAGGAATTTGAAAATAGCCTGCTGGTAAATGAGTCGGTGGAGGCCACTGTGATGTTCATCGATATTTGCGGGTTTACAGCCATTGCAGAGCAGGTGTCGGCCAATGAGGTGGTGAACCTGCTCAACAGTATGTTCGACCTGATGGTGCACGAGATCATTGAGCAGGGCGGTCGCATCGACAAGTTTCTGGGAGATGCGGTAATGGCTGTTTTCCGGGGCAACTATCACCTGGACAGGTGCGTGGAAGCGGCGCTGGCCGTTCGGAAAAAGCTGGGATCGTTCGAACAAAAACTGGCGGGTGGTACCGTCTATAAACCCCAGGTGTCGATCGGGATCAATGCCGGCGATGTGATCTCGGGGAATATCGGCTCTGCTTCGCTCCGGCGGCTGGATTATACAGTGATCGGCGATGCCGTAAATGTGGCGCAGCGGCTGCAGTCGATGGCCCAGCCCGGGCAAATTGTGATCACCAATACCTCCTGCGAAAAAATTAAAGAATCTTTTATTTGCAAACCAATAGGGGAATTGAAGCTCAAAAACAAAGAGAAGCCTGTAATGACGTATGAAGTGCTGGAATAG